One window of Cervus elaphus chromosome 2, mCerEla1.1, whole genome shotgun sequence genomic DNA carries:
- the LOC122704922 gene encoding olfactory receptor 8A1-like encodes MAAENHSTVTEFILGGLTSRPELQLPLFFLFLGIYSVTMVGNLGMITLICLNAQLHTPMYYFLSNLSFVDLCYSSVITPKMLANFVSEKNIISYAGCMSQLYFFLVFVIAECYMLTVMAYDRYVAICRPLLYNIIMSQGVCSLLVAGVYAIGFIGSTIETGLMLKLSYCDFLISHYFCDILPVMKLSCSSTYDIEMTTFCLAGFNIVVTSLTVLVSYAFILSSILHIASTEGRSKAFSTCSSHLAAVGLFYGSASFMYLKPSTASSLAQENVVSVFYTTVIPMLNPLIYSLRNKEVQAAIQKTLR; translated from the coding sequence ATGGCTGCAGAAAATCACTCCACAGTGACAGAGTTCATTCTTGGAGGTTTAACAAGTCGACCAGAGCTCCAGctccccctcttcttcctcttccttgggATCTACTCTGTCACCATGGTAGGGAACCTGGGCATGATAACTCTGATTTGTCTGAATGCTCAGcttcacacccccatgtactattTCCTCAGTAATCTGTCCTTCGTGGATCTCTGCTACTCCTCTGTCATCACCCCTAAGATGCTGGCAAACTTTGTGTCAGAGAAGAACATCATCTCCTATGCAGGGTGCATGTCCCAGCTCTACTTCTTCCTGGTGTTTGTCATTGCTGAGTGTTACATGCTGacagtgatggcctatgaccgctatgttgcCATCTGCAGACCTTTGCTTTACAACATCATCATGTCTCAAGGAGTCTGCTCCCTGCTGGTGGCTGGGGTCTATGCCATAGGATTCATTGGTTCAACCATAGAGACCGGCCTCATGTTGAAACTATCCTATTGTGATTTCCTTATCAGTCATTACTTCTGTGACATCCTCCCCGTCATGAAGCTCTCTTGCTCTAGCACCTATGACATTGAGATGACAACTTTCTGTTTGGCTGGATTCAACATCGTAGTCACCAGCTTAACAGTCCTTGTTTCCTATGCcttcatcctctccagcattctccATATTGCCTCCACAGAGGGACGATCCAAAGCCTTCAGCACGTGCAGCTCCCATCTTGCAGCTGTGGGATTATTTTATGGGTCTGCATCCTTCATGTACTTGAAACCCTCCACGGCCAGTTCCCTGGCCCAGGAGAACGTGGTCTCCGTGTTCTACACCACAGTgatccccatgctgaaccccctgATCTACAGCTTGAGAAATAAGGAGGTACAGGCTGCCATCCAGAAAACTCTGAGGTGA
- the LOC122675535 gene encoding olfactory receptor 151-like: protein MAAENHSTVTEFILGGLTSRPELQLPLFFLFLGIYSVTMVGNLGMITLICLNAQLHTPMYYFLSNLSFVDLCYSSVITPKMLANFVSEKNIISYVGCMSQLYFFLVFIVAESYTLTVMAYDHYVAICRPLHYNIIMSQGVCSLLVAWIYAMGLIGSTIETGLMLKLRYCDFLISHYFCDIIALLKLSCSSTYDMEMTTFCLAGFNIVVTSLTVLVSYAFILSSILHIASTEGRSKAFSTCSSHLAAVGLFYGSASFMYLKPSTASSLAQENVVSVFYTTVIPMLNPLIYSLRNKEVQAAIQKTLRTVVDKRQWGMALQL, encoded by the coding sequence ATGGCTGCAGAAAATCACTCCACAGTGACAGAGTTCATTCTTGGAGGTTTAACAAGTCGACCAGAGCTCCAGctccccctcttcttcctcttccttgggATCTACTCTGTCACCATGGTAGGGAACCTGGGCATGATAACTCTGATTTGTCTGAATGCTCAGcttcacacccccatgtactattTCCTCAGTAATCTGTCCTTCGTGGATCTCTGCTACTCCTCTGTCATCACCCCTAAGATGCTGGCAAACTTTGTGTCAGAGAAGAACATCATCTCCTATGTAGGGTGCATGTCCCAGCTCTACTTCTTCCTGGTGTTTATTGTTGCTGAGAGTTACACACTGaccgtgatggcctatgaccactATGTTGCCATCTGCAGACCTTTGCATTACAACATCATCATGTCTCAAGGAGTCTGCTCCCTGTTGGTGGCTTGGATTTATGCCATGGGACTCATTGGATCAACGATAGAGACAGGCCTCATGTTGAAGCTGCGCTATTGTGACTTTCTCATCAGTCATTACTTCTGTGACATCATCGCCCTCCTGAAGCTCTCTTGCTCTAGCACCTATGACATGGAGATGACAACTTTCTGTTTGGCTGGATTCAACATCGTAGTCACCAGCTTAACAGTCCTTGTTTCCTATGCcttcatcctctccagcattctccATATTGCCTCCACAGAGGGACGATCCAAAGCCTTCAGCACGTGCAGCTCCCATCTTGCAGCTGTGGGATTATTTTATGGGTCTGCATCCTTCATGTACTTGAAACCCTCCACGGCCAGTTCCCTGGCCCAGGAGAACGTGGTCTCCGTGTTCTACACCACAGTgatccccatgctgaaccccctgATCTACAGCTTGAGAAATAAGGAGGTACAGGCTGCCATCCAGAAAACTCTGAG